A single Colias croceus chromosome 10, ilColCroc2.1 DNA region contains:
- the LOC123694935 gene encoding DNA primase large subunit-like: MSFFYLSPIKGSIPFHELEVIVTNRLEYLNTISRNTPVEYNEYVIEGSVYDNVGHFTLCVAAILERNNDINNFLLKTEVALFKHRLYSLSTSYDIRCFARKLLKNIRKLDNAFVSFIKPLQILCQHIYLKHISQHLSCECNEDCNFYYIELRFLHCLEFVSKRRVELINGVARIPCSQWKEYLIILFSRNLKHKLYDIKLNNMTCDPRINEIVAKVRNICRGKLSTPNALSSQEVDFASKKFPPCMLNLHLQLRKRHRLSHEQRFNYSLFLKDIGMPVNESIEFWKMEYSKEAHAHSCCHNWERDEKKLLYGIRHMYGLEGGRKNYSCRNCDQIQNIGNSCSEGGCPFKSFGDAQMRQLLDLNENDSLLSQITELKNKNQYSKACVIYLENKLKDSMDCDKVRLNLTPVRYFLIASGK; the protein is encoded by the coding sequence atgtcttttttttatttgtcaccAATAAAAGGGTCAATACCTTTTCATGAATTGGAAGTTATTGTCACAAACAGGTTAGAGTACTTAAATACTATCTCCAGGAATACACCAGTTGAGTACAATGAGTATGTGATCGAAGGAAGCGTTTATGACAATGTTGGTCATTTTACGTTATGTGTAGCAGCTATCCTTGAACGAAATAATGACATAAACAACTTTTTATTGAAGACTGAAGTAGCTCTCTTCAAACACCGACTGTATTCCCTTTCCACTTCTTACGATATCAGATGTTTTGCtagaaaattattgaaaaatataagaaaacttGACAATGCATTCGTAAGCTTCATAAAgccattacaaattttatgtcaacatatttatttaaaacacataTCACAACATCTTAGCTGCGAATGTAATGAAGATTGTAACTTCTACTATATAGAATTAAGATTTCTTCACTGTTTGGAATTTGTATCTAAAAGAAGAGTAGAACTAATTAATGGTGTGGCTAGAATACCATGCAGTCAATGGaaagaatatttaataatattatttagtagaaatttaaaacataaattgtatgacattaaattaaacaatatgacCTGTGATCCAagaataaatgaaattgtagcaaaagtaagaaatatatGTAGAGGCAAGTTATCTACACCAAATGCTTTATCTAGTCAAGAAGTTGATTTTGCTTCCAAAAAGTTTCCACCATGCATGTTAAACCTGCATTTGCAGCTTAGAAAACGGCATAGACTATCCCATGAACAAAGATTTAATTATAGTCTATTCCTCAAAGATATTGGAATGCCTGTGAATGAGTCTATAGAGTTTTGGAAGATGGAGTACAGTAAAGAAGCTCATGCTCACAGTTGTTGTCATAATTGGGAGAGAGATGAAAAAAAGCTCCTCTATGGTATAAGACATATGTATGGGTTAGAAGGTGGCAGGAAGAATTATTCATGTCGGAACTGTGACCAAATACAGAACATTGGAAATTCATGCTCAGAGGGAGGATGTCCATTTAAATCGTTTGGAGATGCACAAATGCGACAACTTTTAGActtaaatgaaaatgattCCCTCTTGTCACAAATTACTgaactgaaaaataaaaatcaatattcaaaagcatgtgtaatatatttagaaaataaactcAAAGATTCCATGGACTGTGATAAAGTGAGATTAAATTTAACACCAGTGAGGTATTTTTTGATTGCTtctggtaaataa